Proteins from a single region of Kluyveromyces lactis strain NRRL Y-1140 chromosome C complete sequence:
- the SSZ1 gene encoding ribosome-associated complex protein SSZ1 (similar to uniprot|P38788 Saccharomyces cerevisiae YHR064C SSZ1 DnaK homolog interacts with Zuo1p (DnaJ homolog) to form a ribosome-associated complex (RAC) that is bound to the ribosome via the Zuo1p subunit Hsp70 Protein), whose translation MSGPIIGIAFGNTSSSIAYVNPKNDVDVIANPDGERSIPSVLSYVGEDEYHGGQALQQLVRNPKNTIINFRDFIGLPFSECDASRCATGAPVIEIDGKAGFVVNRGDGVEEKLTVDEVVSRHLKNLKLAAEDYIGQTISKAVLTVPTNFTDVQKDALKKAAANVELEIVYFINEPSSALLAHVEEFPLDRDQNVVVADFGGVRSDAAVIAIRNGIFTLLATEHDSKLGGDNLDAALIDFFADDFEKKNKSNPKKNARSLAKLKANAQLTKKTLSNVTTATISIDSLADGFDYHSSINRMRYELVANKVISQFTAFIEKVIKKADLDTLDIDSVLLVGGTAFTPKLATNLEFIFPESVEIWSPLSKNASNNPNELAASGAATQAQLLSAYDADELAQSLEPIIINTPHLSKHIGLVDANGDFVPVLLAETSYPVKKSITLKKAVGDFTVAVYEGEHHIKESVLEPAPKEEKPAKTEDDEDDESDWSDEDDEPEVIREKHYQLGNKLMELGVKDVKGLELIFNVDKEGVLRVAARDLKTNNVVKGEL comes from the coding sequence ATGTCAGGTCCTATCATTGGTATTGCATTTGGTAACACTTCCTCATCTATTGCCTACGTCAATCCAAAGAACGATGTCGATGTCATCGCTAACCCAGATGGTGAACGTTCCATCCCATCTGTGCTATCTTACGTTGGCGAAGACGAATACCATGGTGGTCAAGCTTTGCAACAATTGGTGAGAAATCCAAAGAACACTATTATTAACTTCCGTGACTTTATTGGTTTACCATTCTCCGAATGTGATGCTTCCAGATGTGCAACCGGTGCTCCAGTCATCGAAATCGATGGAAAGGCTGGTTTTGTTGTCAACAGAGGCGATGGTGTTGAGGAAAAACTTACCGTTGATGAAGTTGTCTCCAGACacttgaagaatttgaagttaGCCGCAGAAGATTACATTGGTCAAACCATTTCTAAAGCTGTTTTGACTGTCCCAACCAACTTCACTGATGTCCAGAAGGACgctttgaagaaggctGCTGCAAATgttgaattggaaattgttTACTTCATCAATGAACCATCCTCTGCTCTATTGGCTcatgttgaagaattccCCTTGGACAGAGACCAAAACGTCGTCGTTGCTGATTTCGGTGGTGTTAGATCTGATGCCGCTGTTATTGCTATCCGTAATGGTATCTTCACTTTGTTGGCTACTGAACATGATTCTAAGTTAGGTGGTGACAACTTGGATGCTGCTTTGATCGATTTCTTTGCCGACgactttgaaaagaagaataagtccaatccaaagaagaacGCCAGATCTTTGGCTAAATTGAAGGCAAATGCCCAACTGACCAAGAAAACCTTATCTAACGTTACTACAGCAACCATCTCGATTGACTCTTTGGCTGATGGTTTCGATTAccattcttcaatcaaCAGAATGAGATACGAATTAGTGGCAAACAAGGTCATTTCCCAATTCACTGctttcattgaaaaagtcATCAAGAAGGCCGATTTAGACACTTTGGACATTGATTCTGTGCTTTTGGTCGGTGGTACCGCCTTCACACCAAAGTTGGCCACCAACTTGGAATTTATTTTCCCAGAATCTGTTGAAATCTGGTCTCCTCTATCTAAGAATGCCTCTAACAATCCAAACGAATTGGCCGCATCCGGTGCCGCTACCCAAGCCCAACTTTTGTCCGCATATGACGCTGATGAATTGGCCCAATCACTAGAACCAATCATTATCAACACACCGCATTTGTCTAAGCATATTGGTCTAGTCGATGCCAATGGTGACTTCGTTCCAGTATTATTGGCTGAAACTTCTTACCCAGTCAAAAAGTCCATCACATTGAAGAAGGCTGTCGGAGATTTCACCGTTGCTGTCTACGAAGGTGAGCATCACATCAAGGAATCTGTCTTAGAACCAGCtccaaaggaagaaaaaccTGCCAAGACtgaagacgatgaagacgatgaaaGTGACTGGTCtgacgaagatgacgaaCCAGAAGTTATCAGAGAAAAGCACTACCAATTGGGTAACAAATTGATGGAATTAGGTGTCAAAGATGTTAAGGGTCTAGAACttattttcaatgttgACAAGGAAGGTGTACTAAGAGTCGCTGCCAGAGACTTGAAGACTAACAACGTTGTTAAAGGTGAATTATAA
- the PAN5 gene encoding 2-dehydropantoate 2-reductase PAN5 (similar to uniprot|P38787 Saccharomyces cerevisiae YHR063C PAN5 2-dehydropantoate 2-reductase part of the pantothenic acid pathway structurally homologous to E. coli panE) has product MTGQSPIYILGFGAIGSLLGVHLQKYGGRKVIPIFRSLDRLNEFKKLDCKITIKPLFDASLSPLTEQFQSATCPGIFQGKIDNLIVTCKTYQTAEALKMFLPYLHNDTNIIMIQNGLGVAEVLKEQVFTGSDLQSNLFQGVIGHGIFQDKEIKNQYNHAGFVDCKVSKLPENDENIIETLDQLNEWKQNDLVKALLTLDQSLAVIHMTYQELLLGQLEKFLVNCCINSVTSIIDCMNGELANCSEPIFTSIIEEALHVFQIAYKPLFDYPETFRNTESGNLPELDVTGRLNLERTLKNTIYMGCIVNGSNSSSMRQDVLHLRETEIDFINGYIVTLCKKFSLPESDAKVNKTIQQLVKLRLKLNTSRNI; this is encoded by the coding sequence ATGACAGGACAGTCGCCGATTTATATTTTAGGGTTTGGTGCCATTGGCAGTTTACTTGGTGTTCATCTGCAAAAGTATGGAGGTAGAAAAGTTATTCCAATATTCAGATCTTTGGACAGACTCAAcgaattcaagaaacttgATTGCAAGATTACAATCAAACCTTTGTTCGATGCGAGTTTATCTCCCTTAACAGAGCAATTTCAAAGTGCGACGTGCCCCGGCATCTTCCAAGGCAAAATCGATAATTTGATCGTCACTTGTAAGACATATCAAACGGCTGAGgcattgaaaatgtttctGCCGTACCTTCACAACGACACTAACATCATCATGATTCAAAACGGACTCGGTGTCGCTGAAGTGTTGAAGGAACAAGTCTTCACAGGAAGCGACTTACAATCAAATTTGTTCCAAGGTGTCATTGGCCATGGTATTTTCCAAGATAAAGAGATTAAGAATCAGTACAATCATGCAGGGTTTGTTGATTGCAAGGTCTCGAAATTACCcgaaaatgatgaaaatattataGAAACGTTAGACCAATTGAATGAATGGAAGCAAAATGATCTGGTTAAAGCTTTGCTAACATTGGACCAATCGTTGGCTGTCATCCATATGACGTACCAGGAACTTTTGTTGGGACAATTAGAGAAGTTCCTAGTCAATTGCTGTATCAACTCTGTCACTTCAATTATAGACTGCATGAATGGAGAATTAGCCAATTGTTCAGAACCAATCTTCACTTCGATCATCGAAGAGGCTCTTCATGTATTCCAAATCGCATATAAACCGTTATTCGATTATCCAGAGACCTTCAGAAATACTGAAAGTGGGAATCTACCAGAACTAGACGTCACTGGCAGATTGAATTTAGAAAGAACACTGAAAAATACCATTTATATGGGATGTATAGTGAATGGAAGTaactcatcttcaatgagACAGGACGTCCTACATTTaagagaaacagaaattgattttattaACGGCTACATCGTGACGTTGTGCAAAAAATTCTCACTACCAGAATCTGACGCTAAAGTCAACAAAACCATACAGCAACTTGTGAAATTgagattgaaattgaacacGTCGAGAAATATATAG
- the SUM1 gene encoding Sum1p (some similarities with uniprot|P46676 Saccharomyces cerevisiae YDR310C SUM1 Suppressor of mar1-1 (sir2) mutation nuclear protein involved in silencing): MDSDTAMTGHDDNNGEIGIGENGVSRQEKDSSVVDKKDKNGISSVQAGLESQRGTIRELEKKVSEIESILPETDEIIQKSIESVVVTLKNLSHNQQVLETKFEDLLKNQVNSDAAINDLSVEIIKINRLLSDRLTMSATSGASSGTMGTAAYGSPAYMSSASVSPPHRGPGRPPKKNTSILSNGDKKAKLPFPSDHISKSKRLFLDPSKEKTESNSGYDADGVGNSRSRSSANVKQETPQEPKKRRGRPSKKSTWEAQLTSSQRKTNAADNDTKERQSSSSRRKSQRLKSGSRQYDEQSDLSSSFSGMSDNEGQDDEGDVTDDQKQLANDMHDSRSRKQKELEMKRDERERMLVTMKYSDRNVTRNFMELNKDLFMAMKQEERKKRMTAVPFSVPVPLGKYQLSSKHLEELSKVPFSLSQTAENSSGAQSPSSNPPDSARSVTPQTIISAYNNLEQPGNVGSVSTASADDVNGQKSSLLNSEHKDLNGSVKRTSSDIGDRSQMSNEAEGPRKVRILSILNDDASTGVKTEENGSARPHLLDMPNSTPQGSADALPSSQLSVDSTENSQDNFSVTTLQSGGESPNKKRHLTLHDRRKMSRMIPMLPEKKDKRGRPSSNNQSQENAASLLMSSPVELYCREGFFYRKGSTIPITAGEYLDLKFRHKEDELIKLTMHEEDYAELTRQDRINAYFLKPDVEIETSMACQVLSNVILTERYVNSLEYFLMEFRWENRLVSLGLKLRESKRTWQRRKALFALFEFWRDKSKDKRGFHNYTLLHAIKEMENYRVFINRSVSWFYNHITLLKMILFDLCDNTNTHWREWMFARGTELPLVGKNGVDVMNINREIDNILVLDFLEDGSKNSNKKSSSIPYKENSEGPLEQPYVTNDVPADKGTKELHTEHVQQQSETPVPELAGNRTEENTNHATGAVAVNQDQHLPSLPKDSEDVNSTQ, from the coding sequence ATGGATTCTGATACTGCGATGACAGGCCATGACGATAATAATGGTGAAATTGGAATTGGTGAGAATGGTGTTTCCAGACAAGAGAAGGATAGTTCTGTAGTAGATAAAAAGGACAAGAATGGTATTTCTAGTGTGCAAGCGGGTTTAGAAAGTCAACGAGGTACAATTCGAGAGCTTGAGAAAAAAGTTTCTGAAATTGAGTCTATTTTACCTGAAACTGACGaaataattcaaaagaGTATTGAGTCAGTTGTGGtgactttgaagaacttatCGCATAACCAGCAAGTTTTGGAAACGAAATTCGAGGACCTTTTAAAGAACCAGGTGAATTCAGATGCGGCCATAAACGATCTATCCGTGGAGatcatcaagatcaacAGGTTGTTATCCGATAGGTTAACGATGTCCGCGACATCAGGTGCATCGTCAGGGACGATGGGAACTGCTGCGTATGGATCACCCGCATATATGTCATCTGCAAGCGTCTCTCCTCCTCATAGGGGACCTGGTAGACCACCTAAGAAGAACACTTCGATATTGTCCAATGGCGATAAAAAGGCGAAATTGCCATTCCCAAGCGATCatatatcaaaatcaaaacgTCTTTTCCTGGACCCaagtaaagaaaagacGGAGTCCAACTCAGGTTATGATGCAGATGGGGTTGGCAACAGTCGATCTCGTAGTTCTGCTAACGTCAAGCAAGAGACTCCTCAGGAACCAAAGAAACGTAGAGGTAGaccttcaaagaaaagcACATGGGAAGCTCAACTCACTTCTTCacaaagaaagacaaaTGCTGCAGATAATGATACCAAGGAAAGGCAAAGCTCTAGCTCTAGACGCAAATCTCAAAGATTGAAAAGTGGTTCGCGCCAATATGATGAACAATCGGatctttcatcatcgttTTCCGGTATGTCTGATAATGAAGGGCAAGATGATGAGGGCGATGTCACAGACGATCAGAAACAGTTGGCTAATGATATGCATGACTCTCGTTCCAGAAAACAGAAGGAGCTCGAAATGAAAAGAgatgaaagagaaaggatGCTAGTCACCATGAAATATAGCGATCGTAACGTTACCAGGAATTTCATGGAACTCAACAAAGATCTTTTCATGGCCatgaaacaagaagaacggaagaaaagaatgacAGCGGTGCCTTTCAGCGTTCCAGTACCGTTGGGTAAATATCAACTTTCAAGTAAACATTTGGAAGAGTTATCAAAAGTACCTTTCTCCCTGTCGCAAACAGCGGAGAATTCTTCTGGTGCTCAATCACCTTCGTCTAATCCTCCAGACTCTGCTCGCTCTGTGACACCACAAACAATTATATCAGCATATAACAATTTGGAACAACCAGGCAATGTAGGCTCAGTTTCTACGGCAAGTGCGGATGATGTTAACGGTCAAAAATCGTCGTTACTGAATTCTGAGCACAAGGATCTGAACGGCTCTGTGAAAAGAACATCTTCGGACATCGGTGATCGATCTCAAATGTCCAACGAAGCAGAGGGACCACGTAAGGTCAGAATCTTGTCTATCTTGAATGATGATGCATCTACTGGTGTAAAAACAGAAGAGAATGGCTCGGCTAGACCTCATCTGTTAGACATGCCAAATTCGACTCCTCAAGGATCTGCAGACGCATTACCAAGTTCTCAATTATCTGTTGATTCGACAGAAAACTCGCAGGATAACTTTTCCGTCACCACTTTACAATCTGGTGGTGAATCACCAAATAAGAAAAGGCATCTAACATTGCATGATCGTCGAAAGATGAGCAGGATGATTCCGATGTTaccagaaaagaaagataaaagGGGAAGACCAAGCTCTAACAATCAATCCCAAGAAAATGCAGCGTCTTTGTTAATGTCATCCCCTGTGGAACTTTACTGCCGTGAAGGTTTTTTTTATAGAAAAGGTTCTACAATTCCAATCACAGCGGGAGagtatttggatttgaagTTCAGACACAAAGAAGACGAATTGATTAAATTAACAATGcatgaagaagattacGCCGAGTTAACAAGACAGGATAGAATCAACGCGTATTTCCTTAAACCAGACGTTGAGATTGAAACCTCAATGGCTTGTCAAGTTTTGTCCAATGTCATATTAACCGAGAGATACGTCAATTCATTAGAATATTTCCTGATGGAATTCCGTTGGGAGAATAGATTGGTAAGTTTAGGTCTAAAGCTAAGAGAATCTAAGAGAACTTGGCAAAGACGGAAAGCCTTATTTGCATTATTTGAGTTTTGGAGAGACAAGTCGAAAGATAAGAGAGGTTTCCACAATTATACATTGTTGCATGCaatcaaagaaatggaaaattaCAGAGTCTTCATCAATAGGTCGGTTTCATGGTTTTACAACCACATTACCCTTTTAAAAATgattctttttgatttatgTGATAATACGAATACTCATTGGAGAGAATGGATGTTCGCCAGAGGCACTGAACTACCGCTTGTTGGTAAAAATGGCGTCGATGTCATGAATATTAATAGAGAAATCGATaatattttggttcttgATTTCCTAGAAGATGGTAgcaaaaattcaaacaagaaatcaagTTCTATTCcatacaaagaaaacagtgAAGGCCCTCTAGAACAGCCTTATGTTACGAATGATGTTCCCGCAGACAAGGGAACAAAGGAATTACACACTGAGCATGTCCAACAACAGTCAGAAACCCCAGTTCCGGAACTGGCTGGAAATAGaactgaagaaaatacaaacCATGCTACTGGGGCGGTAGCTGTAAATCAAGATCAGCACTTACCTTCTTTACCGAAAGATTCAGAAGATGTGAACTCTACGCAATGA
- the RPP1 gene encoding RNA-binding RNA processing protein RPP1 (similar to uniprot|P38786 Saccharomyces cerevisiae YHR062C RPP1 Subunit of both RNase MRP which cleaves pre-rRNA and nuclear RNase P which cleaves tRNA precursors to generate mature 5' ends) has product MLVDLNVPWPQKDFATPPSTKEIKTLHKTLATLHTLGYTHIALNFTVNQQDKFPKSINDMNPIDLSHFDELVKSTGLKLYTRITIIIDDLSKGQPLTKISQAFDIVAALPVSEKAVTLVTSSLDVDVLSFYYDKRLPTLLKHHMMGGCIKRGVKVEIVYANALRDIRTRRQFVSNVKSVIRTCRNRGIVVSSGATSPLECRNVIGVTSILNFIGLPNDKSRKSMGELASLVLLNGRLRNKSYKQVICIGNEDVVNEDFTQNSSFKIVKRKNPDTLESDDSKRTKS; this is encoded by the coding sequence ATGTTAGTTGATTTAAACGTTCCTTGGCCACAGAAGGATTTTGCAACACCGCCTTCCACGAAGGAGATTAAAACGCTGCACAAGACTCTAGCGACATTGCATACACTAGGGTACACTCACATAGCTTTAAATTTCACAGTAAACCAACAGGATAAATTCCCAAAATCAATCAATGATATGAATCCTATCGATCTATCGCATTTTGATGAACTAGTGAAATCTACGGGATTAAAGCTATATACAAGAATCACAATTATTATAGATGACCTTTCAAAAGGCCAGCCGTTGACAAAGATATCGCAAGCTTTCGATATTGTGGCAGCCCTTCCAGTCAGTGAAAAGGCTGTTACTCTCGTAACGTCTAGCTTGGATGTTGATGTGCTATCATTTTACTACGACAAAAGGCTTCCTACACTTTTGAAACATCACATGATGGGGGGTTGCATTAAGAGAGGAGTCAAAGTAGAAATTGTTTATGCTAACGCTCTTCGAGATATCAGAACACGTAGGCAGTTCGTATCTAACGTGAAGAGTGTGATCAGAACTTGCAGGAACAGAGGAATCGTGGTCAGTAGTGGAGCAACCAGCCCACTAGAATGTCGTAATGTCATTGGAGTTACAAGCATTTTGAACTTTATTGGGCTTCCGAATGACAAATCTCGTAAATCCATGGGCGAGCTTGCTAGTTTGGTACTTCTAAATGGTAGATTAAGAAATAAGAGCTATAAGCAAGTCATTTGTATTGGTAACGAAGATGTAGTCAATGAAGATTTTACACAGAATTCATCGTTCAAAATAgtcaaaaggaaaaaccCAGATACACTGGAAAGTGATGACtcgaaaagaacaaaaagCTGA
- a CDS encoding uncharacterized protein (no similarity) encodes MGEVKSYLRKWRRSSILKRSSLKDKRKENWEQRIEKSLSECDDIKNLLAGRPTTPDIARTNNSTFLSKRSRAFVTEPLSNQELDKIKYMNFAMERDYRAGTRPVIPRMDSTNRRKLSVNLTPTSISADDSENNAIVKDFSEFIEISFNSLSISDEYTPQPSFSKESEEPRTASSKSLESLWSKNVK; translated from the coding sequence ATGGGCGAGGTGAAGAGTTACTTACGAAAATGGAGACGCTCTTCCATTCTTAAAAGAAGCAGTTTGAAGGATAAACGGAAAGAAAATTGGGAACAACGTATAGAGAAGTCCTTGAGCGAATGCGATGACATTAAAAACTTATTGGCTGGTCGTCCAACGACACCTGATATTGCAAGAACGAATAATAGTACATTCCTTTCCAAGCGCTCTAGGGCTTTTGTTACAGAACCGTTATCGAACCAAGAATTGGATAAAATCAAATATATGAATTTTGCAATGGAGAGAGATTATAGAGCAGGTACTAGGCCAGTGATACCGAGAATGGATTCAACCAACAGACGAAAATTGAGCGTAAATCTCACCCCGACATCGATTTCAGCAGATGACTCCGAGAATAATGCGATAGTGAAAGACTTTTCTGAGttcattgaaatttctttcaatagtTTGAGCATTTCCGATGAATACACACCCCAACCAAGCTTTTCCAAAGAGTCCGAGGAACCTAGAACCGCC